The following proteins come from a genomic window of Dreissena polymorpha isolate Duluth1 chromosome 1, UMN_Dpol_1.0, whole genome shotgun sequence:
- the LOC127865149 gene encoding uncharacterized protein LOC127865149, giving the protein MTSYLLQNKYIDTAEQKGGVPGVSRCVEHTGVITQIIKEARENKGDLAVIWLDLANAYGSVPHQMILKTLQLYHVPIRFRQMLQHYFDSFIMRFSTREIITDWQRLEVGIVTGCTISVVLFTPAMNLIVKSAEKPFRGPKMTFGCIQPPTRAFMDDMTITAKSYVKGRWMVKDIGELMEWARMKFKPQKSRSMVLRKGQIQESARSRIEDQLIPTVKEQPVKCLGKWFRDSLNDQQSIKDTVVHMESWLKDVDKCCMPGKFKAWIYQHGILPRLLWLLLVYSVPLSTVEAMERTINSFLGRWMGVPKSFNSHGLYCTGSKLQIPLKSLTEEYKVTKARKVIMLRDSSAEKVREAGMQVNTGRKWRAV; this is encoded by the coding sequence ATGACCTCTTATTTGCTTCAGAACAAATACATCGATACAGCTGAGCAGAAAGGAGGAGTACCCGGTGTATCGAGGTGCGTCGAGCATACTGGTGTCATCACCCAAATCATCAAGGAAGCACGCGAGAACAAAGGAGACCTCGCGGTGATCTGGCTTGACCTAGCAAATGCATATGGTTCTGTTCCACATCAGATGATACTAAAGACTCTACAGTTGTATCATGTACCCATTCGATTTAGGCAGATGTTGCAGCACTATTTCGACAGCTTCATCATGAGATTTTCAACGAGGGAAATAATCACTGACTGGCAGAGACTTGAAGTAGGCATCGTTACTGGGTGCACAATTTCAGTGGTGCTGTTTACCCCGGCCATGAATCTGATAGTAAAGTCAGCAGAGAAGCCATTCAGAGGACCCAAAATGACTTTTGGGTGTATTCAACCACCAACAAGGGCATTTATGGATGATATGACCATTACAGCAAAGTCTTACGTCAAGGGAAGGTGGATGGTGAAAGACATCGGCGAACTAATGGAGTGGGCCAGAATGAAGTTCAAACCCCAGAAATCAAGGAGCATGGTTTTGAGGAAAGGACAGATTCAAGAGAGTGCAAGATCTAGAATCGAAGATCAGCTCATCCCGACTGTTAAGGAGCAACCAGTGAAGTGCCTCGGGAAGTGGTTTCGAGACTCGCTCAATGATCAACAGAGTATCAAAGACACGGTAGTGCATATGGAGAGTTGGTTGAAAGATGTGGACAAGTGTTGTATGCCAGGAAAATTCAAGGCCTGGATTTACCAACACGGCATCCTACCACGCCTATTGTGGCTGCTGCTGGTGTACAGTGTACCGTTATCAACAGTGGAAGCAATGGAGAGGACAATAAATTCATTCCTCGGGAGATGGATGGGGGTGCCAAAGAGTTTCAACAGCCACGGTTTGTACTGCACAGGCAGCAAGCTGCAGATACCTCTCAAATCACTGACGGAGGAGTACAAGGTCACAAAGGCTCGGAAAGTCATCATGCTACGAGACAGTAGTGCTGAGAAGGTCAGAGAAGCTGGAATGCAGGTCAACACCGGGAGAAAGTGGAGGGCTGTCTGA